A genomic region of Pogona vitticeps strain Pit_001003342236 chromosome Z, PviZW2.1, whole genome shotgun sequence contains the following coding sequences:
- the LOC140702907 gene encoding uncharacterized protein LOC140702907 — protein sequence MTRHGLHMKGVTQGRNHVNACHLSRCQRSHEGEKVYPCTECGKSYSHSGNLRLHQRTHTGEKPHKCLECGKSFSRSGILRLHQSVHTGEKPHKCMECGKSYSHSGNLRLHQRTHTGEKPHKCLECGKSFSCSGILRLHQRTHTGEKPHKCMECGKSFSRRDALRLHQRTHTGEKPHKCMECGKSFSQSGELRLHQSVHTGEKPHKCMECGKSFGKSSHLKSHQRTHTGEKPYKCFECGKSFSRSDHFRSHQRTHTGEKPHKCMECGKSFSQSSTLRSHERTHTGEKTHKCMECGKSFSCSAVLRLHQRTHTGEKPHKCIECGKSFSRSSSLRLHQRIHTGEKPHKCLECGKSFSRSSTLRYHQRTHTGEKSHKCLECGKSFSRSDHLRSHQRTHTGEKPHKCIECGKSFSWRSTLRLHQRTHTGEKAHKCLECGESFISSAELRLHQRTHTGEKPHKCIECGKSFSRSSTLRFHQRTHTGEKPHKCLECGKSFSCSDHLRLHQRTHTGEKPYKCMECGKSFISNGELRLHQRTHTGEKPYKCIDCTKSFVSSSALRSHQRTHTGERPHKCMECGKSFGKSSHLKSHQRTHTGEKPHKCFECGKSFISSGELRSHQRTHTGEKPHKCMECGKSFSWSSTLRLHQRTHTGEKPHKCMECGKSFSHSGDLKVHQRTHTGEKPHKCMECGKSFGKSSHLKSHQRTHTGEKPHKCLECGKSFSWSSTLRLHQRTHTGEKPHKCLECGKSFSRSSTLRYHQRIHTGEKSHKCLECGKSFSQNGQLRSHQRTHTGERPHKCMECGGSFSCSSNLRKHERTHTWRKL from the coding sequence ATGACCAGGCATGGACTTCACATGAAAGGAGTAacgcaggggagaaaccacgtaaatgcatgtcacctcagtagatgTCAAAGATCACATGAAGGGGAGAAAGTATATCCATgtacggaatgtggaaagagctatagtcacagtggtaatcttaggttacatcaaaggacccacactggggagaaaccacataaatgcttagaatgtggaaaaagctttagtcgcagtggtattcttaggttacatcaaagtgttcacactggggagaaaccacataaatgcatggaatgtggaaagagctatagtcacagtggtaatcttaggttacatcaaaggacccacactggggagaaaccacataaatgcttagaatgtggaaaaagctttagttgcagtggtattcttaggttacatcaaaggacccacactggggagaaaccacataaatgcatggaatgtggaaagagctttagtcgcagggatgcccttaggttacatcaaaggacccacactggggagaaaccacataaatgcatggaatgtggaaagagctttagtcagagtggtgaacttaggttacatcaaagtgttcacactggggagaaaccacataaatgcatggaatgtggaaagagctttggtaagagtagtcatcttaagtcacatcaaaggactcacactggggagaaaccatataaatgctttgaatgtggaaaaagctttagtcgcagtgatcactttaggtcacatcaaagaactcacactggggaaaaaccacataaatgcatggaatgtggaaagagctttagtcaaagcAGTACCCTGagatcacatgaaagaactcacactggggagaaaacacataaatgcatggaatgtggaaagagctttagttgcagtgctgttcttaggttacatcaaaggactcacactggggagaaacctcataaatgcatagaatgtggaaagagctttagtcggagtagcagccttaggttacatcaaaggattcacactggggagaaacctcataaatgcttggaatgtggaaagagctttagtcgaagCAGTACCCTGAGGtatcatcaaaggactcacactggggagaaatcacataaatgcttggaatgtggaaagagctttagtcgcagtgatcacctcaggtcacatcaaaggactcacactggagagaaacctcataaatgcatagaatgtggaaagagctttagttggaggagcacccttaggttacatcaaaggactcacactggagagaaagctcataaatgcttggaatgtggagagagctttatttcaagtgctgaacttaggttacatcaaaggactcacactggggagaaacctcataaatgcatagaatgcggaaagagctttagtcggagcaGCACCCTTAggttccatcaaagaactcacactggggagaaaccacataaatgcttggaatgtggaaagagctttagttgcagtgatcaccttaggttacatcaaagaactcacactggggagaaaccatataaatgcatggaatgtggaaagagctttatttcaaatggtgaacttaggttacatcaaaggactcacactggggagaaaccttataaatgcatagaCTGTACAAAGAGCTTTGTTTCAAGTAGTgcacttaggtcacatcaaaggactcacactggggaaagacctcataaatgcatggaatgtggaaagagctttggtaagagtagtcatcttaagtcacatcaaaggactcacactggggagaaaccacataaatgctttgaatgtggaaagagttttatttcaagtggtgaacttaggtcacatcaaagaactcacactggggagaaacctcataaatgcatggaatgtggaaagagctttagttggagtagcacccttaggttacatcaaaggactcacactggggagaaaccacataaatgcatggaatgtggaaagagctttagtcacagtggtgaccttaaggtacatcaaaggacccacactggggagaaaccacataaatgcatggaatgtggaaagagctttggtaagagtagtcatcttaagtcacatcaaaggactcacactggggagaaaccacataaatgcttggaatgtggaaagagctttagttggagtagcacccttaggttacatcaaaggactcacactggggagaaacctcataaatgcttggaatgtggaaagagctttagtcgaagCAGTACCCTGAGgtatcatcaaaggattcacactggggagaaatcacataaatgcttggaatgtggaaagagctttagtcagaatggtcagcttaggtcacatcaaaggactcacactggggaaagacctcataaatgcatggaatgtggtgggagctttagttgcagtagtaaccttaggaaacatgaaagaactcacacttgGCGGAAACTAtag